In Hemicordylus capensis ecotype Gifberg chromosome 3, rHemCap1.1.pri, whole genome shotgun sequence, one DNA window encodes the following:
- the LOC128349595 gene encoding zinc finger protein 883-like yields MKRGKFLLANTTFKVIFQLQQCSPTVAINLRSSGTLCTGGDGTLPRVIGGLKAKERVAGWTVHSKLSSGSDQFSAACDNWKMKNGGKPSRGLLGGDRWKKRNQKRLKPGAEGKSRSGSPASQHVMNQEREKSLCPPRRKGLSLEPSFEPQYEMHTEKKLCESLECGNGFSTGGALTLHHRTCTGEKAHKCSVCGKSFSRRGNLKKHHRSHTGEKPHRCLECGKSFSQSEQLTVHHRTHTGEKPYECLECGKRFSQSGHLTLHHRTHTGEKPYECFDCGKRFSLSGDLTLHHRTHTGEKPYECLECGKSFSSIGHLAVHHRTHTGGKPYECFDCGKSFSRSGQLTLHHRTHTGEKPYECLECGKRFSQSGLLTLHHRSHSGNKPYECLECGKSFSRNGHLEQHHRTHTGEKPYECLECGKSFSRNGQLTVHHRTHTGEKPHKCLECGKSFSSSGRLSLHHRTHTGEKPYECLECGKRFSWSGQLTLHHRTHTGEKPYECLECGKSFSRSGQLTLHHRTHTGEKPYECLECGKSFNRSEYLKRHHRTHTGEKPYECFDCGKSFRSIGQLTVHHRTHTGEKPHKCLECGKSFSSSGRLSLHHRTHTGEKPYECLECGKSFSRSEYLKQHHRTHTGGKP; encoded by the exons GGctcaaagcaaaggagagagtggCTGGTTGGACTGTCCATTCAAAATTATCTTCAG GCTCTGACCAGTTTTCTGCAGCATGTGACAATTGGAAGatgaaaaatggggggaaacccaGCAGAGGACTGTTAGGAGGTGACAGATGGAAAAAGAGAAACCAGAAGAGACTAAAACctggagcagaagggaagagcaggagtggatCACCTGCTTCTCAACACGTAATGaatcaagaaagagagaaaagcctGTGCCCTCCTCGTAGGAAAGGCTTGAGTCTTGAGCCAAGCTTTGAACCTCAGTATGAAATGCACACAGAGAAGAAACTATGTGAgagcttggagtgtggaaatggCTTCAGCACAGGTGGAGCTCTTACTCTGCACCATAGAACTTGCACTGGGGAGAAGGCACATAAATGCTCtgtgtgcggaaagagcttcagccggagagGAAATCTTAAAAAACatcatagaagccacactggagagaaaccacacagatgtctggagtgtggaaagagcttcagccagagtgaacaacttactgtacaccatagaacccacactggagaaaaaccatatgaatgcttggagtgtggaaagaggttcagccagagtggacatcttacattacaccatagaacccacactggagaaaaaccatatgaatgctttgactgtgggaagagattcagcctcagtggagatcttacattacaccatagaacccacactggagaaaaaccatatgaatgcttggagtgtggaaagagtttcagcagTATTGGACATCTtgctgtacaccatagaacccacactggggggaaaccatatgaatgctttgactgtgggaagagcttcagccggagtgGACAgcttacattacaccatagaacccacactggggagaaaccatatgaatgcttggagtgcggaaagaggttcagccagagtggactccttacattacaccatagaagccactcTGGCAataaaccatatgaatgcttggagtgtgggaagagcttcagccggaaTGGACATCTTGAAcaacatcatagaacccacactggggagaaaccatatgaatgcttggagtgtgggaagagcttcagccggaatggacaacttactgtacaccatagaacccacactggagagaaaccacacaaatgtctggagtgtgggaagagcttcagcagtAGTGGACGACTTtcattacaccatagaacccacactggggagaaaccttacgaatgcttagagtgtgggaagaggttcagctggagtggacagcttacattacaccatagaacacacactggggagaaaccttatgaatgcttggagtgtgggaagagcttcagccggagtgGACAgcttacattacaccatagaacccacactggggagaaaccttatgaatgcttggagtgtgggaagagcttcaaccGGAGTGAGTATCTTAAAcgacatcatagaacccacactggggagaaaccatatgaatgctttgactgtgggaagagcttccgCAGTATTGGacaacttactgtacaccatagaacccacactggagagaaaccacacaaatgtctggagtgtggaaagagcttcagcagtagTGGACGACTTtcattacaccatagaacccacactggggagaaaccttatgaatgcttggagtgtgggaagagcttcagccggagtgAGTATCTTAAAcaacatcatagaacccacactgggggaAAACCATAG